The Fusarium oxysporum Fo47 chromosome II, complete sequence genome includes a region encoding these proteins:
- a CDS encoding HAUS augmin-like complex subunit 6 N-terminus-domain-containing protein — protein sequence MAAVQPRTRSARLVAGFTNKSTQHAPAATPSPHVHHGPPALSIFLTNLNLLDLDQHEDWPGIKAQTFASGGSSAQGLKKRVHCVEWALFQLFALWDPDETKKKLKPFFPPLDQTQSVNLRAALLRALEQAKKNGVLGRDAIVRKTMLDECRGERLEEVLAAFSSAVLKHVIAQEVATSGEHTALALGLALEDRGYKSDNTDLNTMVLAHKVAISRILNSKVAASSRFRDFADLLTVKEKGIARRKEAIDALEGGKTMSDDARREMWRTLRNNWSGNERWMETLLYGDASVKKDGLLGMPFDRVWRRVQQGRLGELEEHSTGLLEQLDTRVRVQRERLQKWQTFRNRLSADQPKPSPSKVKQKEKENGIDFGFGAHEALHLGTASPKKATFGKPKLLNEYEDLVSSLSQELQSTKPQKSSALDFLQRPASQNTPAINAPAPEPQEEEEEAISELEDEDGFAETPIQSFKSKLDKSKRLPVRPKLAHTDDSFASVSSRARNLRKPSEDEARILRASSVERTSSPEPEDEPVAASPRPEYDVSPQLSPHISPQPSPPPSPLPLQESPELMATQPSPTQEMADQILESMDMASPSPVKRRPKPRHTLSLAERTRLTMAREAFDPDNEDIDISPPTSAEPVSAEDPSQTSVDDEFDLIARTRKSMAGFDKARQKAQLDRRRSLRKTKAPPKKEGSYFPKVEEEDMTIITDELMAQEDMEAVFRSRPKIKASPLPSPTKDWDDDEYM from the exons ATGGCTGCAGTTCAGCCTCGTACGCGGTCTGCCCGCTTAGTGGCCGGCTTTACCAACAAATCTACTCAACATGCACCGGCAGCGACACCAAGTCCTCACGTTCACCATGGACCTCCGGCGCTGTCGATTTTTTTGACCAATTTGAATCTTTTGGACCTCGATCAACATGAGGATTGGCCAGGTATCAAGGCCCAAACATTTGCCAGCGGCGGCTCTAGTGCGCAGGGCCTGAAGAAGAGGGTTCACTGCGTTGAATGGGCGCTCTTCCAGCTGTTTGCGCTATGGGATCCTGATGAAACAAAAAAG AAACTCAAACCGTTCTTCCCTCCTCTTGACCAAACTCAATCGGTCAACCTGCGAGCCGCCCTACTACGAGCTCTCGAGcaagcaaagaagaatggAGTCCTAGGAAGGGACGCTATCGTACGAAAGACAATGCTGGACGAATGTCGAGGTGAACGACTCGAAGAAGTTCTCGCAGCATTTTCATCTGCTGTTCTCAAACATGTCATTGCTCAAGAGGTCGCAACAAGCGGTGAACATACAGCACTTGCGCTCGGACTTGCGCTCGAGGACCGCGGGTACAAGAGCGACAACACAGATCTCAACACTATGGTTTTGGCGCACAAAGTTGCCATTAGTCGCATACTCAACAGCAAGGTAGCCGCCAGCTCAAGATTCCGCGACTTTGCCGACCTTTTGAccgtcaaggagaagggcatcGCTAGGAGAAAGGAAGCAATTGATGCTCTCGAGGGAGGCAAGACGATGTCTGACGATGCTAGACGGGAAATGTGGCGGACACTTCGAAACAACTGGTCTGGCAATGAACGATGGATGGAGACGCTACTCTACGGAGATGCCAGTGTTAAGAAGGATGGACTTCTGGGTATGCCCTTTGATCGCGTGTGGAGAAGAGTCCAGCAAGGTCGACTTGGAGAACTTGAGGAGCACTCAACAGGTCTCCTGGAACAGCTAGACACTCGAGTTCGTGTACAGAGGGAACGACTTCAAAAGTGGCAGACCTTCCGCAACAGACTGTCAGCCGATCAGCCCAAACCATCCCCATCCAAGGTCAAGcaaaaggagaaggagaacgGCATCGATTTTGGCTTTGGTGCCCACGAAGCACTTCATCTTGGAACAGCCAGCCCTAAGAAGGCGACTTTTGGCAAACCGAAGCTCCTCAACGAGTACGAGGACCTTGTGTCCAGTCTGAGCCAGGAGTTGCAGAGCACAAAGCCTCAAAAGTCTTCGGCTCTTGACTTTTTGCAGCGCCCTGCTTCCCAGAATACACCAGCAATCAATGCACCAGCTCCCGAACcacaagaggaagaggaagaggcgatcagcgaactcgaagacgaggatgggTTTGCTGAAACTCCGATTCAGTCTTTCAAGTCGAAGCTCGACAAGTCTAAAAGGCTTCCGGTGCGCCCTAAGCTTGCTCATACGGATGACTCTTTTGCTTCAGTCTCTTCGCGCGCCAGAAACTTGCGCAAGCCATCGGAGGACGAAGCTCGTATTCTTCGTGCCTCATCAGTCGAACGGACTAGTTCACCCGAACCTGAGGATGAACCTGTCGCAGCCTCTCCACGACCTGAGTACGATGTTTCACCCCAGTTGTCGCCTCATATATCACCTCAACCGTCTCCTCCTCCGTCACCTCTGCCCCTACAAGAATCACCAGAGCTAATGGCCACGCAACCGTCCCCTACCCAAGAGATGGCAGATCAGATCCTCGAATCTATGGATatggcttctccttctccgGTCAAACGACGACCCAAACCTCGACATACTCTTTCACTTGCTGAACGAACTCGCCTGACCATGGCTCGTGAAGCATTCGACCCCGATAATGAAGACATTGATATATCCCCACCAACGTCCGCAGAACCTGTTTCTGCAGAGGACCCCAGTCAAACATCTGTTGACGATGAATTTGATCTCATTGCTCGGACCCGGAAGAGCATGGCTGGTTTCGACAAGGCGAGACAAAAGGCCCAGTTGGACAGGCGACGCTCTCTGCGAAAAACGAAGGCACCCCCTAAGAAGGAGGGAAGTTACTTTCCCAAagtggaagaggaagacatgACCATTATCACCGATGAACTCATGGCTCAAGAGGATATGGAGGCTGTCTTCAGATCACGAcccaagatcaaggccagCCCTCTGCCAAGTCCGACTAAAGATTGGGATGACGACGAATATATGTAG
- a CDS encoding ClpP/crotonase-like domain-containing protein, producing MSKSLNPPNVPHTVISFPHPHVVLVTLNRPEHLNALQRQMSFDLDRLWKWYDNEPSLRCAIITGTGRAFCAGADLKEWNVKNSEGNVKDVEKWAENGFGGLSNRHGKKPIIAAVNGLCLGGGMEMILNLDMVIASDTAKFGLPEVKRGVVAIAGALPRLIRTVGRQRASEVALLGRMYSAQQFFDWGIVNKVVKLEDVVQEALKWAVEMSDNSPDSIIVSREGLLGGWEAEGPRDSTNRIDGGIYKSMEGGDNMKEGVSSFVEKRNAVWKNSKL from the coding sequence ATGTCAAAGTCACTCAATCCCCCAAATGTGCCTCACACCGTCATATCATTCCCCCATCCTCATGTCGTTCTCGTCACACTTAACCGCCCAGAACATCTCAATGCCCTCCAGCGCCAGATGAGCTTCGATCTCGACCGTCTCTGGAAATGGTACGACAACGAGCCCTCACTGCGCTGCGCCATCATAACAGGCACCGGACGCGCATTCTGCGCTGGCGCAGATCTCAAAGAATGGAACGTCAAAAACTCAGAAGGAAACGTCAAAGACGTTGAGAAGTGGGCAGAGAACGGCTTTGGAGGCTTGAGTAATCGCCATGGAAAGAAGCCCATCATCGCAGCTGTTAATGGTCTCTGCCTCGGCGGTGGAATGGAAATGATACTTAACCTCGACATGGTCATCGCCAGCGACACCGCCAAGTTCGGCCTTCCAGAGGTGAAGCGCGGCGTCGTCGCCATTGCGGGTGCACTACCGCGTCTCATCCGAACGGTAGGACGACAACGGGCATCAGAAGTAGCGCTTTTAGGACGCATGTACAGCGCACAGCAGTTCTTTGACTGGGGTATTGTGAACAAGGTTGTCAAGCTGGAGGATGTTGTTCAAGAGGCGCTGAAGTGGGCCGTTGAGATGTCTGACAATTCGCCCGACTCGATTATTGTGTCGCGCGAGGGTCTTTTGGGAGGGTGGGAAGCTGAGGGGCCTAGGGATAGCACGAACAGGATTGACGGGGGGATTTATAAGAGCATGGAAGGTGGTGATAATATGAAGGAGGGTGTCTCGAGTTTTGTCGAGAAGAGGAATGCTGTTTGGAAGAATAGTAAGCTGTAG
- a CDS encoding fungal-specific transcription factor domain-containing protein, translated as MDLASAAGDHPNNLISSLDSPLPVPSTSSVSGVPQQSVNPSQPASHANSPDRKPKKSSLTCVTCRARKVRCNGARDICSNCERLGFPCSYDDGDAGALSGALPRRRVRQACISCHSRKARCSGHMPSCDRCRSQGIECVYRPSKRARITMRGEGRSPQSQEGDREDGHNDSDPGLTDPASTATPQGFAPEVPFPDESFDALIGRTFNKFFNHVHHIPMFSFLHRASLEGRYNTGKVEKALLLALIGITSYLTDMGPGMKEYGERCIDDAEALIFADYTRPSTIKVQALVLIIKHRILSKKSPSAFMLLSIASRYAAALRLNHEAPNLCFLAQESRRRLMWALYCIDSGVSGGYRDYSLWSADKIHVGLPCNERNFEFDLPQPTERLIHDPDKPRNPQAEDVGSLALHIRIQHMRRRIMEFSRRVMLSRNTKPDELQAGIWGLQKDLSDFATHLPASFQFSESSLRLRAYSPRICTFIMIHVWWHQCQIDLYRLALGGLREALPRVILASLDDAFVDHCQRQCVEHAMSMANIFSSMHKLNSKPVTDLDMAICAYQCARVLTYAYHTNALKYDLNLEAVMERAKICLSTIKSCCAGKTAEGIQADLERLITHGIAIRGPSATPDQHGRLPLDNGYSRQALRHGFPDDHNMNDPNQFSSMNSVSISAMTDSTFPPSLVADPWVPESQVSPDLPHPSTETQAPAKPTVSVPEIVPRQDFGISEINNAYDGGTDGLGTDSGLEYGMGLDQNLWMPNNDWLSIDALNGGVGA; from the exons ATGGATCTCGCCTCCGCCGCTGGCGACCACCCGAATAACCTCATTTCCTCCCTTGACTCTCCTCTCCCCGTCCCAAGCACTTCCTCTGTCTCGGGCGTCCCTCAGCAATCCGTGAACCCATCTCAGCCAGCCTCTCATGCCAATTCTCCCGACCGCAAACCCAAAAAATCGTCACTGACCTGCGTCACCTGTCGCGCTCGAAAAGTACGATGCAATGGTGCGCGCGACATTTGCTCCAACTGCGAGCGACTTGGCTTTCCCTGCTCCTACGATGACGGCGACGCCGGTGCTTTGTCTGGCGCTCTGCCGCGTCGCCGAGTTCGACAAGCTTGCATCAGCTGTCATAGTCGAAAAGCCCGATGTTCCGGACACATGCCGTCATGCGATCGCTGTCGCTCCCAAGGCATTGAATGCGTTTACCGACCAAGCAAAAGGGCGCGCATTACAATGAGAGGCGAAGGCCGAAGCCcgcaaagccaagaaggtGATCGAGAAGATGGTCACAACGATAGCGACCCTGGGTTGACCGACCCGGCTAGTACCGCTACGCCTCAAGGGTTCGCACCTGAAGT CCCCTTTCCAGATGAATCTTTCGATGCTTTAATAGGCCGGACTTTTAACAAGTTCTTCAACCATGTCCATCATATTCCCATGTTCTCTTTTCTCCATCGAGCCTCCCTTGAAGGACGATACAACACAGGCAAAGTTGAAAAGGCACTTCTGCTGGCCCTGATTGGCATTACTTCGTACCTCACGGATATGGGACCGGGCATGAAGGAGTATGGTGAAAGATGTATCGACGATGCTGAGGCTCTCATTTTTGCCGATTACACTCGGCCTTCAACCATCAAAGTACAGGCGCTTGTCCTGATTATCAAGCATCGTATCCTGTCCAAGAAATCTCCAAGCGCTTTTATGCTGCTGAGTATCGCTTCCCGATACGCCGCAGCCTTGCGTCTGAATCACGAAGCTCCAAATCTTTGTTTCCTTGCCCAAGAGTCTCGTCGTCGACTCATGTGGGCACTCTACTGTATCGATTCGGGTGTCTCAGGCGGCTATCGTGACTACTCTCTCTGGAGTGCTGATAAGATCCATGTAGGATTGCCATGCAATGAACGCAACTTTGAATTTGATCTTCCACAACCGACCGAAAGACTTATTCATGATCCCGACAAACCTCGAAACCCCCAGGCCGAAGACGTCGGAAGTCTAGCTCTCCACATTCGCATACAGCACATGCGACGACGAATTATGGAATTCTCTCGACGCGTCATGTTGTCTCGAAACACCAAGCCTGATGAACTGCAAGCCGGTATCTGGGGACTGCAGAAAGACCTCAGTGATTTCGCAACCCATTTACCAGCATCTTTTCAATTTTCAGAGAGCTCACTGCGACTCCGAGCCTACTCTCCTCGAATATGTACATTCATCATGATTCATGTTTGGTGGCACCAATGTCAGATAGATCTCTACCGTCTTGCCCTGGGTGGTCTACGGGAAGCCCTTCCCCGTGTTATCCTTGCATCTCTCGACGATGCTTTTGTCGATCATTGTCAACGACAATGTGTCGAACACGCCATGTCGATGGCCAACATCTTCTCATCTATGCACAAACTCAACTCGAAACCTGTAACCGATTTGGATATGGCTATCTGCGCATACCAATGCGCCCGCGTGTTAACATACGCGTATCATACTAATGCTTTGAAATATGACCTCAACTTGGAAGCCGTCATGGAGCGGGCAAAGATTTGCCTGTCAACTATCAAGTCCTGCTGCGCGGGAAAGACTGCAGAAGGCATTCAAGCAGATCTGGAGAGGCTAATAACTCATGGAATCGCCATCCGCGGACCTTCCGCAACGCCAGATCAGCACGGTCGACTCCCTCTTGATAATGGCTACTCTCGACAAGCTCTACGACATGGTTTCCCGGATGACCATAATATGAACGATCCCAACCAGTTCAGCTCGATGAACTCTGTTTCGATATCCGCCATGACCGATTCAACGTTTCCTCCTTCACTCGTCGCCGATCCGTGGGTCCCCGAAAGTCAAGTCTCGCCGGACTTGCCACACCCAAGCACCGAAACCCAAGCCCCTGCGAAACCAACCGTGAGCGTTCCCGAGATAGTACCACGTCAAGACTTTGGAATTTCAGAGATCAACAACGCCTACGATGGAGGTACCGATGGATTAGGCACCGATAGCGGGTTGGAGTACGGGATGGGACTTGATCAGAATCTTTGGATGCCAAACAACGACTGGCTTAGCATCGATGCTCTCAatggaggagttggagcTTGA